One part of the Francisella adeliensis genome encodes these proteins:
- the rpoH gene encoding RNA polymerase sigma factor RpoH — translation MAKKSYLPATKSKTLPVVSDDNLSSYLNFVNSLPMLSLEEEQELANKYKHKKDLEAAQKLVLAHLRFVTKIARNFSGYGLSAADLIQEGNIGLMKAVSKFDPDQGVRLVSFAVHWIKAEMHDFVLKNWKIVKVATTKSQRKLFFNLRSSKKSSNWLTHDEIKQIAKELDVKEETVVEMEKRMCQGDASLDLPYTDDEGGESSAQSLYLEDKSSNIEHQVVQQDYYDNFKSVIKDVLAGFDNRTKDIIMSRYMLERKATLHDLAAKYKISAERVRQIEEEALGKMKKAVKNRG, via the coding sequence ATGGCTAAAAAGAGCTATCTACCAGCCACTAAATCTAAAACCCTACCAGTCGTTTCCGATGATAACTTAAGTTCATATCTGAATTTTGTTAATAGCTTACCAATGTTATCCTTAGAAGAAGAACAAGAGTTAGCAAATAAGTATAAGCATAAAAAAGATCTTGAAGCTGCACAAAAACTTGTGTTAGCACACCTAAGATTTGTTACAAAAATAGCAAGAAACTTTTCTGGATATGGTCTTTCAGCTGCTGATCTTATTCAAGAGGGTAATATTGGCCTTATGAAAGCAGTAAGTAAATTTGATCCTGATCAAGGTGTAAGGTTAGTGTCTTTTGCCGTACATTGGATAAAAGCAGAAATGCATGACTTTGTACTTAAAAACTGGAAGATTGTAAAAGTAGCAACAACCAAATCACAAAGAAAGCTATTCTTTAATTTACGCAGTAGTAAAAAAAGCTCTAACTGGTTAACACATGATGAAATAAAACAGATAGCTAAAGAACTAGATGTAAAAGAAGAAACCGTTGTTGAGATGGAAAAAAGGATGTGTCAAGGAGATGCAAGCCTTGATTTACCATATACAGATGATGAGGGTGGAGAATCTAGTGCTCAAAGTCTTTACCTAGAAGATAAAAGCTCAAACATAGAGCATCAAGTTGTACAGCAAGATTATTATGATAATTTTAAAAGTGTTATAAAAGATGTATTAGCAGGGTTTGATAATCGTACAAAAGATATAATTATGTCTCGCTATATGTTAGAAAGAAAAGCTACTTTACATGATTTAGCTGCGAAATATAAAATTTCAGCCGAAAGAGTCCGACAGATAGAAGAAGAAGCTTTAGGCAAAATGAAGAAAGCTGTCAAAAACCGAGGTTAA
- a CDS encoding ABC transporter ATP-binding protein: MEKIINQQIISGFNLSLNFKKDKKNYLQVLNDVSISIKENEIIAIVGKSGAGKSSLLRVLSGLIKPSSGKLFYKTYPVIKPIENTGMVFQNFALLPWLNVLENILFGTDALGISRAKSTPKALEIIKDIGLNGFEDLYTSELSGGMKQRVGFARALMIEPEVLFLDEPFSSLDIITAKKLRDDVINLWLTKKTSTKAIVLVTHNIEEAVLMADRVIVLGNNPGHITSQVNVDISMPRRSEDLKVKKLVDKINLEMHNAH, encoded by the coding sequence ATGGAAAAAATAATTAATCAACAAATAATTAGTGGCTTTAACCTCTCATTAAACTTTAAAAAAGATAAGAAAAATTATCTACAAGTTCTTAATGATGTAAGCATCAGCATAAAAGAAAACGAAATAATAGCTATAGTTGGAAAATCTGGCGCAGGAAAATCTAGTTTGCTTAGAGTTTTAAGTGGCTTAATTAAGCCATCTTCAGGGAAATTATTTTATAAGACTTATCCTGTAATAAAACCAATTGAAAATACAGGTATGGTTTTTCAAAACTTTGCTTTATTACCATGGTTAAATGTCTTAGAAAATATTTTATTTGGCACAGATGCTCTTGGTATATCAAGAGCAAAAAGTACTCCAAAAGCTTTAGAAATAATTAAAGATATAGGCTTAAATGGCTTTGAAGATCTATACACTAGCGAATTATCCGGTGGCATGAAACAACGAGTTGGTTTTGCTAGAGCTCTTATGATTGAACCTGAAGTATTATTTTTAGATGAACCTTTTTCATCTTTAGATATCATAACAGCAAAAAAACTTAGAGATGATGTAATAAACTTATGGTTAACAAAAAAAACATCCACTAAAGCTATTGTGCTTGTAACCCACAATATCGAAGAAGCTGTTTTAATGGCAGATAGAGTTATTGTACTTGGCAATAACCCTGGCCATATTACATCACAGGTGAATGTTGATATTAGTATGCCCCGTAGAAGCGAAGATCTAAAGGTAAAAAAACTAGTTGATAAGATTAATCTAGAGATGCACAATGCACATTGA
- a CDS encoding ABC transporter permease subunit — protein sequence MIINQAQNKNFIINKSDIIIFSIATALILLTAYAWHEMHLSFIDSSSVAKISLDPSNLPYYMLRTTMRLVIGMIFSFIFALIAGYACAKNKHFARVCLPIINFLESAPLLGFLTFTTAFFLFLFPHSLMGLESAAIFGIFTSQAWNMALVLYQTIRIVPTELVDLADAFNLNAWQKFWKIELPYSTPGMLWNIMVSQSAAWFAITASEAIPVATNNINLPGVGSYIATALESSNIIAILYALLAIIINIILFDQIFFRPLIKWSEKFKYESIKTRSSSNPWLYRSYKKSRLVSLFTPLISSLKFWSINGASSIRSLLNISINFTVSHNLKKITCYIWYICITVLCLWVGNALWNFFPNGDMTYLIPLMFETTLRVAIAMVLSVLICTPLGIWIGLSANRTKKIQPIIQVCAAIPQPIFFPIVAILLLTSGGSLNIWTIPLIMTGTSWYVLFNVIAGVSSLPTEIVEMTKSFQLKGLKWWYKFAIPAVFPYIVCGIISAAGGAWNSAIAAEVVIWGSETIKVDGIGALVSTTTSNNQIHQAALAVVALCSLVALCVIFIWRPLYKLAETKYKCS from the coding sequence ATGATTATTAATCAAGCTCAAAATAAGAATTTTATTATAAACAAATCAGATATTATTATATTTTCAATCGCTACTGCTTTAATTTTATTAACAGCATACGCATGGCATGAAATGCATCTTAGTTTTATAGACTCATCATCTGTAGCAAAAATATCATTAGATCCCAGCAACCTACCTTACTATATGCTCCGAACAACAATGCGTTTAGTCATCGGGATGATATTTTCATTTATTTTTGCACTAATTGCAGGATATGCTTGTGCAAAAAATAAGCACTTTGCAAGAGTATGTCTACCAATCATAAACTTCCTAGAATCCGCACCACTACTAGGCTTTCTAACATTCACAACTGCTTTTTTCTTATTTTTATTCCCTCATTCATTAATGGGGTTAGAAAGTGCTGCTATTTTTGGAATATTCACATCACAAGCATGGAATATGGCTTTAGTTCTTTATCAAACTATTAGAATAGTTCCTACCGAGCTTGTTGATTTAGCCGATGCTTTTAACCTTAATGCTTGGCAAAAATTTTGGAAAATTGAATTACCTTATTCGACACCCGGAATGCTTTGGAACATTATGGTTTCTCAATCTGCCGCATGGTTTGCTATAACTGCAAGTGAGGCTATTCCCGTTGCAACAAACAACATAAATTTACCGGGAGTAGGTTCTTATATTGCCACAGCTTTAGAAAGCTCAAACATTATCGCTATCTTATATGCTTTATTAGCAATAATAATCAATATTATTCTATTTGATCAAATATTCTTTAGACCTTTAATTAAGTGGTCAGAAAAATTCAAATACGAATCTATTAAAACTAGAAGTTCTAGCAATCCTTGGTTATATAGATCATATAAAAAGTCTAGGCTAGTTTCATTATTCACTCCTCTTATTAGCTCCTTAAAGTTTTGGTCAATCAATGGAGCATCATCTATAAGATCACTATTAAACATCTCAATAAACTTTACAGTAAGTCATAATCTTAAAAAAATCACATGTTATATTTGGTACATATGTATAACAGTATTATGCTTATGGGTCGGCAATGCATTATGGAACTTTTTCCCTAATGGTGATATGACATATCTAATACCATTAATGTTTGAAACTACTTTAAGAGTTGCAATAGCAATGGTTTTAAGTGTGCTTATATGCACACCTTTAGGCATTTGGATTGGTTTATCTGCAAACCGAACAAAAAAGATTCAACCTATAATTCAAGTTTGTGCTGCAATACCCCAACCAATTTTTTTCCCTATAGTAGCAATTTTATTACTTACTAGTGGTGGATCATTAAATATATGGACTATCCCATTAATAATGACAGGAACTTCTTGGTATGTATTGTTTAATGTTATTGCTGGAGTATCAAGTCTACCTACAGAAATAGTTGAAATGACAAAATCCTTTCAGTTAAAAGGTTTGAAATGGTGGTATAAATTTGCAATTCCTGCCGTATTCCCATATATCGTTTGTGGAATAATAAGTGCTGCGGGAGGAGCATGGAACTCAGCAATTGCTGCTGAAGTTGTAATCTGGGGCTCTGAAACTATAAAAGTTGATGGTATCGGTGCTCTTGTTTCAACAACAACCTCAAATAATCAGATTCATCAAGCAGCTCTAGCAGTAGTAGCACTTTGTAGTTTAGTGGCACTTTGTGTCATCTTTATATGGAGACCTTTATATAAGCTAGCAGAAACAAAATACAAATGTAGTTAA
- the secF gene encoding protein translocase subunit SecF, translating to MEFFKQKTQIDFLGIKKYTTILSVVMIIISLFFIFTKGLNLGLDFTGGYQVQIHTSQAVDSDVLADKLEKIGFKHTDITTFGENNNYLIKFAPDEVNAKAENLDEAQQLLHKDVEQTLKAQVQSVDYIGPQVGKELASNGILAIIIALVCILIYISARFEMKFGISACLALLHDPIVILGVFAAFQLEFNLTVLAAVLAVIGYSLNDTVVIYDRVRENFRKMRKASVTEVVNRGINDTLSRTILTSGLTMLVVVVLFFFGGSSVHNFSLALILGIIVGTYSSIYVAGVVAVVLGLNRESLLPKQIPTDDTPIL from the coding sequence ATGGAATTCTTTAAACAAAAAACACAGATAGACTTTTTAGGAATTAAAAAATACACAACTATTTTATCTGTTGTTATGATAATAATATCACTATTTTTTATCTTTACTAAGGGTTTAAATCTTGGTCTTGATTTTACTGGTGGTTATCAGGTTCAGATTCATACATCACAAGCTGTTGATTCAGATGTTTTAGCTGACAAGCTTGAAAAGATTGGTTTTAAACACACAGATATTACAACTTTTGGTGAAAATAATAATTATCTAATCAAGTTTGCACCGGATGAAGTAAATGCAAAGGCAGAAAACTTAGATGAAGCTCAGCAATTGCTTCATAAAGATGTTGAGCAAACATTAAAAGCTCAAGTTCAAAGTGTAGATTATATAGGTCCACAAGTAGGTAAAGAATTAGCTAGTAATGGTATTTTAGCAATAATTATTGCCCTTGTTTGTATACTTATATACATCTCTGCAAGATTTGAAATGAAGTTTGGTATAAGCGCTTGTTTAGCATTACTTCATGATCCAATTGTTATACTTGGTGTATTTGCTGCATTTCAACTTGAGTTTAATTTGACTGTATTAGCAGCTGTACTTGCTGTTATAGGTTATTCACTTAATGATACTGTTGTAATTTATGATAGAGTTCGTGAAAACTTCCGTAAAATGCGTAAAGCGAGTGTAACAGAAGTGGTAAACAGAGGTATAAACGATACTCTTTCAAGAACTATACTAACATCAGGCTTAACAATGCTTGTAGTTGTTGTATTATTCTTCTTTGGTGGTAGTTCTGTACATAACTTCTCATTAGCTTTAATACTGGGTATTATCGTTGGTACATACTCTTCTATATATGTTGCTGGTGTTGTGGCTGTTGTTTTAGGTCTAAACAGAGAGTCTCTTCTTCCTAAACAAATCCCTACAGATGATACGCCTATCCTTTGA